The Centroberyx gerrardi isolate f3 chromosome 19, fCenGer3.hap1.cur.20231027, whole genome shotgun sequence genome has a segment encoding these proteins:
- the ppp1r10 gene encoding serine/threonine-protein phosphatase 1 regulatory subunit 10 isoform X2 — MAGGPVDPREILKGVEALLGKDGELRSLEGVPKVFSLMKASTKMVSRCMYMNILLQTKSHDVLNRFIRVGGYKLLNAWLTYSKTTNNTPLLQLILLTLQKLPLKVDHLKQNNTAKLVKQLSKSGETEELRKLAAVLVEGWMAIIRSQSVASSGNSPADKKRKKEESKVLVREVKEKTGDDEKKKEKPKAHAPSHAKIRSIGLEMDTPSPVPPKKAPTAPQLGDKYNIKPAVLKRPSSGLSDAPPLEKKYKPLNTPSNSAKEIKVKIIPAQPMECTGFLDALNSAPVPGIKIKKKKSGASPTTSTKAVSPTSNKPSPFDSKPSAYPSSSAKPSSPEAAASTTPPHETPEPEQPGTPVPSEDPEASDNGEKPNALAEPRGEEESLTKKGKKKKSVRWAEEEQLKEYFYFDLDETERVNVNKIKDFGEAAKRELMMDRQTFEMARRLSHDTMEERVPWTPPRPLMLTGSLVTSGANSTEKLTQRDREMGILQEIFLSKESVPDSPHEPDPEPYEPMPPRLIPLDEDSTMMDDGYVEPMDTTPQQSATMAQNEGSKLPPVLANLMVNLGNSGRSPQATNAVSNPVAPTVNVQELLSSIMGAQGNQSTEELIKQPDFSDKIKQLLGSLQQTQNQNQNGPPPVNQGLLGHGPGMNNMNNMNNMNMNMQMPMNGYPPNNPPGGPRFSHPPPPHNHGPPFNAGGGPRMMGPPPGQGRGDGGNYWGDDSMRGGPHRGGHFHRGGRGRGGDQGFRGRGRGGPRGGHNNMNDMSKRPVCRHFMMKGNCRYESNCAFYHPGVNGPPLPPNHPANNQHNQHPQHPQHGH; from the exons ATGGCAGGGGGGCCGGTGGACCCCAGAGAGATTTTAAAGGGAGTGGAGGCGCTGCTGGGGAAAGATGGAGAGCTCCGCAGCCTGGAGGGAGTCCCGAAGGTGTTCAG CTTGATGAAGGCTTCCACCAAGATGGTCAGTAGATGCATGTACATGAACATCCTGCTACAGACCAAATCCCATGATGTTCTCAACAG GTTTATCCGAGTCGGTGGCTACAAGCTGCTCAACGCTTGGCTGACCTACTCCAAAACCACCAACAACACACCTCTGCTGCAGCTCATCCTGCTCACGCTGCAGAAGCTGCCTCTCAAAGTCGACCACCTCAAACAG AACAACACAGCCAAGCTGGTGAAGCAGCTGAGCAAGAGTGGAGAGACTGAGG agTTGAGGAAGTTGGCAGCTGTGCTGGTAGAAGGCTGGATGGCTATAATCCGTTCCCAGAGCGTCGCAAGCAGTGGAAACTCTCCTGCAG ataagaaaaggaagaaagaagagagcaaAGTGCTTGTGCGAGAGGTGAAGGAAAAGACTGGAGAcgatgagaagaagaaggagaagccCAAAGCTCATGCACCCAGCCATGCTAAGATCCGCTCCATAG GATTGGAGATGGACACCCCCAGCCCTGTCCCTCCTAAGAAGGCCCCTACCGCCCCACAGCTGGGTGACAAGTACAACATCAAGCCTGCTGTCCTGAAGAGGCCGAG CTCTGGTCTGTCAGATGCTCCGCCACTCGAGAAAAAGTACAAACCTCTAAATACCCCTTCCAACTCTGCCAAAGAGATCAAAGTGAAGATCATCCCGGCACAAC CAATGGAGTGCACAGGTTTCCTAGATGCTCTGAACTCAGCCCCAGTGCCCGGCATCAAgatcaagaagaagaaatctgGTGCCAGTCCCACTACTAGTACTAAGGCTGTCTCTCCCACATCCAACAAG CCAAGTCCGTTCGACAGCAAGCCGTCTGCTTACCCGTCGTCGTCTGCCAAGCCGTCGTCTCCTGAAGCTGCTGCTTCCACGACTCCCCCCCACGAAACACCGGAGCCGGAGCAGCCCGGGACCCCCGTTCCCTCTGAGGACCCCGAGGCCTCCGACAATG GTGAGAAGCCTAATGCCCTGGCAGAGCCACGTGGGGAGGAGGAAAGCTTGACCAAGAagggcaagaagaagaagagtgttcGCTGGGCTGAGGAGGAGCAGCTCAAAGAATACTTCTACTTTGACCTGGATGAGACCGAGAGAG TCAACGTCAACAAGATCAAGGACTTCGGCGAGGCTGCCAAACGAGAGCTGATGATGGACAGGCAGACGTTTGAGATGGCCCGTCGGCTCTCCCACGACACCATGGAGGAGAGGGTCCCCTGGACGCCCCCCCGGCCCCTGATGCTGACCGGCAGCCTGGTCACCTCCGGGGCCAACAGCACTGAGAAGCTCACCCAGAGGGACCGGGAGATGGGCATCCTGCAGGAGATTTTCCTCAGTAAAGAGAG TGTGCCTGACAGTCCACATGAACCAGACCCAGAGCCTTATGAACCCATGCCTCCCCGTCTGATCCCCCTAGATGAG GACTCCACCATGATGGACGACGGCTACGTCGAGCCCATGGACACCACACCGCAGCAAAGCGCTACTATGGCCCAGAACGAGGGCTCCAAGCTGCCGCCTGTCCTGGCCAACCTCATGGTCAACTTGGGCAACAGCGGCCGCAGCCCCCAAGCCACCAACGCCGTCTCAAACCCCGTGGCACCCACTGTGAACGTACAGGAGCTGCTCTCATCTATCATG GGTGCTCAGGGTAACCAGTCTACTGAGGAACTGATCAAGCAGCCGGACTTCTCGGACAAGATTAAACAGCTACTGGGCTCCCTGCAGCAGacccagaaccagaaccagaacggACCTCCACCAG TCAACCAGGGTTTGCTGGGCCACGGTCCTGGAATGAACAACATGAACAACATGaacaacatgaacatgaacatgcaGATGCCTATGAACGGCTACCCGCCCAACAACCCGCCCGGCGGCCCCCGTTTCAGCCATCCGCCGCCACCCCACAACCACGGGCCACCCTTCAACGCCGGCGGAGGCCCTCGTATGATGGGGCCCCCCCCGGGCCAGGGCCGCGGAGACGGAGGCAACTACTGGGGAGACGACTCCATGAGAGGAGGACCCCACCGAGGAGGCCACTTCCACCGAGGGGGCCGGGGCCGAGGAGGAGACCAGGGCTTCAGAGGCCGAGGCCGAGGAGGACCGAGAGGAGGACACAACAACATGAACG ATATGTCCAAGAGGCCTGTGTGTCGGCACTTCATGATGAAGGGGAACTGCCGATACGAGAGCAACTGCGCTTTCTACCACCCCGGTGTAAACGGACCACCGCTGCCACCCAACCACCCCGCTAACAACCAACACAACCAGCACCCTCAGCACCCTCAACACGGACACTAG
- the ppp1r10 gene encoding serine/threonine-protein phosphatase 1 regulatory subunit 10 isoform X1 — protein MAGGPVDPREILKGVEALLGKDGELRSLEGVPKVFSLMKASTKMVSRCMYMNILLQTKSHDVLNRFIRVGGYKLLNAWLTYSKTTNNTPLLQLILLTLQKLPLKVDHLKQNNTAKLVKQLSKSGETEELRKLAAVLVEGWMAIIRSQSVASSGNSPADKKRKKEESKVLVREVKEKTGDDEKKKEKPKAHAPSHAKIRSIGLEMDTPSPVPPKKAPTAPQLGDKYNIKPAVLKRPSSSGLSDAPPLEKKYKPLNTPSNSAKEIKVKIIPAQPMECTGFLDALNSAPVPGIKIKKKKSGASPTTSTKAVSPTSNKPSPFDSKPSAYPSSSAKPSSPEAAASTTPPHETPEPEQPGTPVPSEDPEASDNGEKPNALAEPRGEEESLTKKGKKKKSVRWAEEEQLKEYFYFDLDETERVNVNKIKDFGEAAKRELMMDRQTFEMARRLSHDTMEERVPWTPPRPLMLTGSLVTSGANSTEKLTQRDREMGILQEIFLSKESVPDSPHEPDPEPYEPMPPRLIPLDEDSTMMDDGYVEPMDTTPQQSATMAQNEGSKLPPVLANLMVNLGNSGRSPQATNAVSNPVAPTVNVQELLSSIMGAQGNQSTEELIKQPDFSDKIKQLLGSLQQTQNQNQNGPPPVNQGLLGHGPGMNNMNNMNNMNMNMQMPMNGYPPNNPPGGPRFSHPPPPHNHGPPFNAGGGPRMMGPPPGQGRGDGGNYWGDDSMRGGPHRGGHFHRGGRGRGGDQGFRGRGRGGPRGGHNNMNDMSKRPVCRHFMMKGNCRYESNCAFYHPGVNGPPLPPNHPANNQHNQHPQHPQHGH, from the exons ATGGCAGGGGGGCCGGTGGACCCCAGAGAGATTTTAAAGGGAGTGGAGGCGCTGCTGGGGAAAGATGGAGAGCTCCGCAGCCTGGAGGGAGTCCCGAAGGTGTTCAG CTTGATGAAGGCTTCCACCAAGATGGTCAGTAGATGCATGTACATGAACATCCTGCTACAGACCAAATCCCATGATGTTCTCAACAG GTTTATCCGAGTCGGTGGCTACAAGCTGCTCAACGCTTGGCTGACCTACTCCAAAACCACCAACAACACACCTCTGCTGCAGCTCATCCTGCTCACGCTGCAGAAGCTGCCTCTCAAAGTCGACCACCTCAAACAG AACAACACAGCCAAGCTGGTGAAGCAGCTGAGCAAGAGTGGAGAGACTGAGG agTTGAGGAAGTTGGCAGCTGTGCTGGTAGAAGGCTGGATGGCTATAATCCGTTCCCAGAGCGTCGCAAGCAGTGGAAACTCTCCTGCAG ataagaaaaggaagaaagaagagagcaaAGTGCTTGTGCGAGAGGTGAAGGAAAAGACTGGAGAcgatgagaagaagaaggagaagccCAAAGCTCATGCACCCAGCCATGCTAAGATCCGCTCCATAG GATTGGAGATGGACACCCCCAGCCCTGTCCCTCCTAAGAAGGCCCCTACCGCCCCACAGCTGGGTGACAAGTACAACATCAAGCCTGCTGTCCTGAAGAGGCCGAG CAGCTCTGGTCTGTCAGATGCTCCGCCACTCGAGAAAAAGTACAAACCTCTAAATACCCCTTCCAACTCTGCCAAAGAGATCAAAGTGAAGATCATCCCGGCACAAC CAATGGAGTGCACAGGTTTCCTAGATGCTCTGAACTCAGCCCCAGTGCCCGGCATCAAgatcaagaagaagaaatctgGTGCCAGTCCCACTACTAGTACTAAGGCTGTCTCTCCCACATCCAACAAG CCAAGTCCGTTCGACAGCAAGCCGTCTGCTTACCCGTCGTCGTCTGCCAAGCCGTCGTCTCCTGAAGCTGCTGCTTCCACGACTCCCCCCCACGAAACACCGGAGCCGGAGCAGCCCGGGACCCCCGTTCCCTCTGAGGACCCCGAGGCCTCCGACAATG GTGAGAAGCCTAATGCCCTGGCAGAGCCACGTGGGGAGGAGGAAAGCTTGACCAAGAagggcaagaagaagaagagtgttcGCTGGGCTGAGGAGGAGCAGCTCAAAGAATACTTCTACTTTGACCTGGATGAGACCGAGAGAG TCAACGTCAACAAGATCAAGGACTTCGGCGAGGCTGCCAAACGAGAGCTGATGATGGACAGGCAGACGTTTGAGATGGCCCGTCGGCTCTCCCACGACACCATGGAGGAGAGGGTCCCCTGGACGCCCCCCCGGCCCCTGATGCTGACCGGCAGCCTGGTCACCTCCGGGGCCAACAGCACTGAGAAGCTCACCCAGAGGGACCGGGAGATGGGCATCCTGCAGGAGATTTTCCTCAGTAAAGAGAG TGTGCCTGACAGTCCACATGAACCAGACCCAGAGCCTTATGAACCCATGCCTCCCCGTCTGATCCCCCTAGATGAG GACTCCACCATGATGGACGACGGCTACGTCGAGCCCATGGACACCACACCGCAGCAAAGCGCTACTATGGCCCAGAACGAGGGCTCCAAGCTGCCGCCTGTCCTGGCCAACCTCATGGTCAACTTGGGCAACAGCGGCCGCAGCCCCCAAGCCACCAACGCCGTCTCAAACCCCGTGGCACCCACTGTGAACGTACAGGAGCTGCTCTCATCTATCATG GGTGCTCAGGGTAACCAGTCTACTGAGGAACTGATCAAGCAGCCGGACTTCTCGGACAAGATTAAACAGCTACTGGGCTCCCTGCAGCAGacccagaaccagaaccagaacggACCTCCACCAG TCAACCAGGGTTTGCTGGGCCACGGTCCTGGAATGAACAACATGAACAACATGaacaacatgaacatgaacatgcaGATGCCTATGAACGGCTACCCGCCCAACAACCCGCCCGGCGGCCCCCGTTTCAGCCATCCGCCGCCACCCCACAACCACGGGCCACCCTTCAACGCCGGCGGAGGCCCTCGTATGATGGGGCCCCCCCCGGGCCAGGGCCGCGGAGACGGAGGCAACTACTGGGGAGACGACTCCATGAGAGGAGGACCCCACCGAGGAGGCCACTTCCACCGAGGGGGCCGGGGCCGAGGAGGAGACCAGGGCTTCAGAGGCCGAGGCCGAGGAGGACCGAGAGGAGGACACAACAACATGAACG ATATGTCCAAGAGGCCTGTGTGTCGGCACTTCATGATGAAGGGGAACTGCCGATACGAGAGCAACTGCGCTTTCTACCACCCCGGTGTAAACGGACCACCGCTGCCACCCAACCACCCCGCTAACAACCAACACAACCAGCACCCTCAGCACCCTCAACACGGACACTAG
- the tspan13b gene encoding tetraspanin-13b yields the protein MGCAGFTCSKHSLCALNILYVMVSLLMIGIAAWGKWFGLVSSFQVVGGVIGVGVFLFFVALAGLIGAMKHHQVLLFFYMIILFMVFIVQFSVSSACLAINREQQNQLLEVGWNNSQSTQRDVEKSLNCCGFKQVDVNGTCDATCFPNHSCLPCADKIQEHAGEVLRFVGGIGLFFSFTEILGVWLTYRYRNQKDPRANPSAFL from the exons ATGGGTTGCGCCGGTTTCACCTGCTCCAAACACTCCCTGTGTGCGCTCAACATCCTCTATGTT ATGGTGAGTCTGCTGATGATCGGCATCGCGGCGTGGGGGAAGTGGTTCGGCCTGGTCTCCAGCTTCCAGGTGGTGGGAGGCGTCATCGGCGTGGgcgtcttcctcttcttcgtGGCCCTGGCCGGCCTCATCGGGGCCATGAAGCACCACCAGGTCCTGCTCTTCTTC TACATGATCATCCTGTTCATGGTGTTTATCGTCCAGTTCTCTGTTTCCAGCGCCTGTTTGGCCATCAACAGAGAGCAGCAG AATCAGCTGTTGGAGGTTGGGTGGAATAACTCTCAGAGCACCCAGAGAGATGTGGAGAAAAGCCTCAACTGCTGTGGCTTCAAACAGGTGGACGTCAACGGGACCTGTGACGCT ACCTGTTTCCCCAACCACTCGTGTTTGCCATGTGCAGACAAGATCCAGGAGCACGCCGGCGAGGTTCTCCGCTTTGTGGGTGGGATCGGACTCTTCTTCAGCTTCACAGAG ATCCTGGGAGTGTGGCTCACATATCGCTACAGGAACCAGAAGGATCCCAGAGCGAACCCCAGTGCTTTCCTGTGA
- the agr2 gene encoding anterior gradient protein 2 homolog — translation MIKAMLSVLLVLVAVSSSLGKPEKNIAKRGKRIPQTLSRGWGDQLIWAQTYEEALYWARSKNKPLMVIFHLEDCPHSIAMKKAFSEDKEIQRIVDEDFVMLNLVYETTDKHLSPDGQYVPRIIFVDPSMTVRADITGRYSNRMYAYEPSDIKLLLSNMEKAKKLLKTEL, via the exons ATGATCAAAGCGATGTTGTCAGTCCTCTTGGTCCTGGTggccgtctcctcctccctgggaAAACCCGAGAAAAACATAGCGAAGAGAGGCAAGAGGATCCCTCAGACTCTCTCCAGAG GTTGGGGCGATCAGCTCATCTGGGCTCAGACCTATGAGGAGGCTCTCTACTGGGCAAGGTCAAA GAACAAGCCTCTGATGGTCATCTTCCACCTTGAAGACTGCCCACACAGCATCG CGATGAAGAAGGCTTTTTCCGAGGACAAGGAGATTCAGAGAATTGTGGACGAGGACTTCGTCATGCTCAATCTGGTG TATGAAACCACAGACAAACATCTCTCTCCTGATGGCCAGTATGTTCCCAGAATCATTTTCGTTG ACCCCTCGATGACAGTGCGGGCCGACATCACCGGTCGCTACTCCAACCGCATGTACGCCTACGAACCTTCAGACATCAAGCTCT TGCTGAGCAACATGGAGAAGGCTAAGAAGCTCCTGAAGACTGAGTTGTAA